One stretch of Paenibacillus sp. FSL R5-0341 DNA includes these proteins:
- a CDS encoding DEAD/DEAH box helicase gives MAPFTIMDIKLLCGVTAFKRGEDYNQSGRVTNLVVSEDQLHYEAQVRGSERYQVTVDVDGSGEIVAGCSCPGDGRHYDYCKHVAAVLLAIHEWGEQQERNATIASGKTSPPSTGQGPGSSSGSKSRVGTLVEESMWERPQSFSQREQLNNAPEPPPVHFAQAGRPSSASGWGRSADKPSYRTADQILSMFAKDRRTLHGNDRKYTAPVSRSSLREELQIQFILKLIQVHKGGGKLALELKVGNKRLYVVQKVKQFLNCIEKGEPMSFTKLFHYDPLMHVFTPQDQAILSMLIRMRQSEEAYRQSISGYLGASDGRDILIAPLVWKPLLELLLQADSRMEGTGFANGPLTLGEGVLPLFYRIAQGANEGYQLEISGLRELILLPAYDAAVVEGQLHMLEPMQMQSLEDLSGALTSYGIKESIDISTQQVDEFVQHVVPELRTLGHLSIDSRVREQIAEPELSPKLYIDFYRERITARLEFDYEVMVINPLAEYLIEEEEKKVILVRDRYKERNLIERLDRSFLERDGSVWASEREDAIYDVMYHLLPELEKQVDIYMPNAVKAMVQSYPTPLKVRADLGKGLDWLEISFEMEGVDEQELQELMRRIVEKKPYFRLKSGVFLSLENEGADSFAHMADSLGLGAGDIKSSHIRLPAVRALQLPGRDEVSGNVKWGGSLKRFLDDLRDPERLDFALPEALTPILRDYQNSGYQWLRTLAYYRFGGILADDMGLGKTLQSIAYITAVLQEKPEYNMDHTGGDKYRESGSLRGGETLATSDIDPETGIPLDKLASENTEGLWSTVQQGGLTIRTRVIHPPVLVVAPASLTYNWANEFTRFAPHLKVLIAAGQKEERASMLSGMDEADVIVTSYPLLRRDLDTYLGRTFHTLILDEAQAIKNASSQTAQAVKQIQAPRRFALTGTPVENSLDELWSIFEAVFPGLFPSYRRFRDLPPERISRMVRPFILRRLKKDVLEELPDRIETVQRSELTVEQKKLYAAYLSELQDEASKDMEDNGFQKNRIKILAGITRLRQLCCHPALFVEGYQGDSGKMEQLLETVEDCLAAGKRILIFSQFASMLNLIRQTLAAQGRNLFYLDGQTPAQSRVEMCRRFNEGEAELFLISLKAGGTGLNLTGADTVILYDLWWNPAVEEQAIGRAHRMGQKQVVQVIRLVTEGTIEEKILELQQRKKDLIAEVIEPGDGGSTTLSEQDIRELLMV, from the coding sequence GTGGCGCCATTCACAATCATGGATATCAAATTGCTGTGCGGGGTCACGGCATTCAAGCGTGGAGAAGATTATAACCAATCTGGCAGGGTGACCAATCTGGTGGTCAGTGAAGATCAGCTCCATTACGAGGCACAGGTACGTGGATCGGAGCGTTATCAGGTGACGGTGGATGTAGATGGATCGGGTGAGATTGTGGCAGGCTGCAGCTGTCCGGGTGATGGCAGGCATTATGACTATTGCAAACATGTGGCCGCTGTCCTGTTGGCTATTCACGAATGGGGTGAGCAGCAGGAGCGTAATGCCACGATTGCTTCGGGGAAGACCTCTCCGCCTTCTACAGGGCAAGGACCTGGTTCCAGCTCAGGTTCCAAGTCCAGGGTAGGGACGCTGGTCGAAGAGAGCATGTGGGAGCGCCCTCAGTCTTTTTCACAACGAGAACAACTGAATAATGCTCCAGAGCCTCCTCCGGTTCACTTTGCCCAGGCAGGTCGTCCAAGCTCAGCTTCGGGTTGGGGCCGATCAGCAGATAAACCTTCTTACCGTACGGCGGATCAGATTCTGTCTATGTTTGCCAAGGATCGGAGAACCCTGCACGGAAATGACCGTAAATACACCGCTCCTGTCAGCCGATCCTCCTTGCGGGAAGAGTTGCAGATTCAGTTTATACTCAAGCTGATACAAGTTCACAAGGGTGGCGGGAAACTCGCTCTTGAATTGAAAGTGGGTAACAAACGACTGTATGTCGTGCAGAAAGTGAAGCAATTCCTGAACTGTATTGAGAAGGGCGAGCCGATGTCATTTACCAAGTTGTTCCACTATGATCCACTGATGCATGTTTTCACTCCGCAGGATCAGGCGATTCTCTCGATGCTTATTCGAATGAGACAGAGTGAGGAGGCCTATCGCCAATCCATCTCCGGTTATCTTGGAGCTTCGGACGGACGGGATATACTGATTGCTCCGCTCGTATGGAAGCCATTGCTGGAATTGCTGCTACAGGCCGACAGTCGGATGGAGGGTACAGGATTTGCCAATGGACCACTCACACTGGGTGAGGGGGTACTTCCTTTATTTTACCGGATCGCCCAGGGAGCGAATGAAGGATATCAGCTTGAAATTTCCGGACTGCGTGAGCTGATTCTTCTTCCTGCCTATGATGCTGCCGTAGTGGAAGGACAGTTGCATATGTTAGAACCGATGCAGATGCAAAGTCTGGAGGACTTGAGTGGGGCGCTCACGTCGTATGGAATCAAGGAAAGCATCGATATTTCGACTCAGCAGGTGGATGAATTCGTACAGCATGTCGTGCCAGAACTGCGTACGCTTGGGCATTTGTCCATTGATTCGCGGGTGCGTGAACAGATCGCGGAACCAGAACTTTCACCAAAGCTGTACATCGACTTCTATCGTGAACGGATCACAGCGCGTCTGGAATTCGACTATGAGGTCATGGTTATTAATCCGCTGGCAGAGTACTTGATAGAAGAAGAAGAGAAAAAGGTTATTTTGGTGCGTGACCGATACAAAGAGCGAAATCTGATTGAACGGCTTGATCGATCCTTTCTCGAAAGGGATGGTAGTGTCTGGGCGAGCGAACGTGAAGATGCCATCTATGATGTCATGTATCATCTCTTGCCTGAGCTTGAAAAACAGGTAGACATCTATATGCCTAACGCCGTGAAGGCCATGGTGCAATCCTATCCCACACCGCTGAAAGTCCGGGCAGACTTAGGAAAAGGATTGGACTGGCTGGAGATTTCATTCGAGATGGAAGGTGTCGACGAGCAGGAGCTTCAGGAACTCATGCGTCGCATTGTGGAAAAGAAACCATATTTCCGTCTCAAGAGCGGTGTCTTTCTCTCGCTTGAAAATGAAGGTGCAGACAGCTTCGCTCATATGGCCGATTCACTCGGACTTGGAGCAGGTGACATTAAGAGCAGCCATATCCGGCTGCCAGCTGTTCGGGCGTTACAATTGCCGGGCAGGGATGAAGTTTCCGGAAATGTGAAGTGGGGAGGCTCCCTGAAACGTTTCCTCGATGATCTGCGAGATCCCGAGCGGCTGGATTTTGCGTTACCGGAAGCTCTCACTCCTATCCTACGTGATTATCAGAACAGTGGATACCAGTGGCTGCGTACCCTCGCTTATTATCGTTTTGGCGGCATTCTCGCGGATGATATGGGACTTGGAAAAACATTGCAAAGCATCGCCTATATTACAGCGGTGCTTCAGGAGAAGCCTGAGTACAATATGGACCATACGGGCGGTGATAAATACCGGGAGAGCGGATCATTACGGGGTGGTGAAACGTTGGCGACTTCCGACATCGATCCCGAAACTGGAATCCCATTGGATAAGTTGGCTTCAGAGAATACAGAGGGCTTATGGTCCACGGTGCAGCAGGGTGGATTGACAATTCGAACGAGGGTCATTCATCCTCCGGTACTTGTCGTGGCGCCTGCTTCGTTGACCTACAACTGGGCTAATGAGTTTACGCGGTTCGCTCCGCATCTGAAAGTGCTGATCGCAGCAGGCCAGAAAGAAGAGCGAGCTAGTATGCTGTCAGGTATGGATGAGGCAGATGTGATTGTTACGTCGTATCCTTTGTTACGCCGGGATCTAGACACGTACCTGGGCCGAACATTCCATACGCTCATTCTGGATGAAGCTCAGGCGATTAAAAATGCTTCTTCCCAGACCGCGCAGGCAGTGAAACAAATTCAGGCCCCGCGCCGTTTTGCACTCACAGGTACGCCTGTGGAGAACTCGTTGGATGAATTATGGTCCATTTTTGAAGCTGTGTTCCCTGGGTTGTTTCCAAGTTACAGAAGATTCCGCGATCTTCCTCCAGAACGGATTTCACGGATGGTGCGTCCGTTTATTCTGCGCCGCCTGAAGAAGGATGTGCTGGAAGAATTGCCGGATCGCATTGAAACGGTACAGCGTTCAGAGCTTACGGTTGAACAGAAGAAACTGTACGCCGCGTACCTCTCTGAGCTTCAGGATGAAGCATCGAAGGATATGGAGGATAATGGTTTCCAGAAGAATCGTATCAAAATTCTGGCAGGCATCACACGTTTGCGTCAGTTGTGTTGTCATCCGGCCCTCTTTGTCGAAGGGTACCAAGGCGATTCCGGGAAAATGGAACAGTTGCTCGAAACGGTCGAGGATTGTTTGGCGGCAGGCAAACGTATTCTTATCTTCTCCCAATTCGCGAGCATGTTGAACCTGATTCGTCAGACACTCGCAGCACAGGGGAGAAACCTGTTCTACCTCGATGGTCAGACACCTGCACAGAGCCGCGTCGAGATGTGCCGCAGATTTAATGAGGGCGAAGCTGAATTGTTCCTGATTTCACTGAAGGCTGGGGGAACAGGGCTAAACTTAACGGGTGCAGATACCGTTATATTATATGATCTATGGTGGAATCCTGCGGTGGAAGAACAAGCCATTGGCCGTGCCCATCGTATGGGACAGAAACAAGTGGTGCAAGTTATCCGTCTGGTTACCGAGGGTACGATCGAGGAAAAGATTTTGGAACTCCAGCAGCGGAAGAAGGACTTAATTGCCGAAGTGATTGAACCGGGAGACGGGGGATCGACGACCTTATCCGAACAGGATATCC
- a CDS encoding U32 family peptidase, with the protein MKTATIRREDVELLAPAGDWDCMRSAVANGADAIFFGVEKFNARARANNFRMDELPEIMAFLHSYGVKGFLTFNILIFENELTDAKELIDACVDAGVDAVIVQDLGLVKMIREISPDFPIHGSTQMTITSPEAVEFTKPFDMERVVLGRENNLKQIQKIGEQAKLPMEVFVHGALCVSYSGQCLTSEMWGGRSANRGECAQACRLPYDLMVDGVHKPMGDVAYLLSPKDLAAIDLMPELIEAGVTSFKIEGRLKTPEYVANVVSKYRKAIDRYFDGDNTPPSKEEVRELQQSFSRGFTHGFLSGTNNKELVDGTFPKSRGVYLGRVDQVLRDGVVLKLDAPVKRGDGIVFDAGDPTQKEEGGRVYDVRRKGVKLEGEAEEGWIVDVVPGRSDVDLRRVKVGDKVWKTNDPALDKRLRQSFETEKPYRVFPVKVKVIGSPGQPLSTWWTDVQKGTTVRIDSEMELDIAQKRPMTHELLEEQFGRLGGTVFQLEGMDVNLHGDVIIPMRELNNIRRQAVEQLAGERPKPPVYVKRAVDVYGDSVKPASPVARGQAELTALCRSLPQVEAAIEAGIGMIYADFEFIKQFPAAVEAVHAAGRKIALATPRIHMPGENGYHNNILRLKPDAVLVRNTGALYFYLRHRMENPDAKHPELIGDFSLNIANHKAVELFLEAGCDWITPSYDLNIQQMVDLLGHSRTSQTEVVIHQHLPMFHTEHCVYCTFMSEGTDFTNCGRPCEEQRASLQDRIGMSHPVRVDEGCRNTVYNAVEQSGAEYLTNFMDLGVSRYRVEFLEETPEQVREVIDLYNRALRGEISGTQVWKTLKATNQLGVTRGQLVK; encoded by the coding sequence ATGAAAACAGCAACAATACGAAGAGAAGACGTTGAACTTCTGGCACCCGCTGGTGACTGGGATTGTATGCGTTCGGCGGTAGCCAATGGCGCAGATGCAATTTTCTTCGGAGTCGAAAAGTTTAATGCACGGGCACGGGCGAACAATTTCCGTATGGACGAGCTGCCGGAGATTATGGCGTTTTTGCACAGTTATGGCGTAAAAGGTTTTTTGACCTTTAATATATTGATTTTTGAAAATGAATTGACGGATGCCAAAGAGCTGATTGATGCATGTGTCGATGCAGGTGTGGACGCTGTAATTGTTCAGGACTTGGGTCTGGTGAAGATGATCCGCGAGATTTCTCCGGATTTCCCGATTCATGGTTCAACACAGATGACGATTACGTCACCAGAAGCGGTTGAGTTTACGAAGCCGTTTGATATGGAACGTGTCGTTCTGGGACGAGAGAACAACCTGAAGCAGATCCAGAAGATCGGTGAGCAGGCGAAGCTTCCAATGGAAGTATTTGTTCATGGTGCGCTGTGTGTATCCTACTCTGGGCAGTGTCTGACTTCTGAAATGTGGGGAGGACGTTCTGCCAACCGTGGGGAGTGCGCACAAGCTTGTCGTCTTCCATACGACCTGATGGTGGATGGAGTGCACAAGCCGATGGGTGATGTAGCCTATCTGTTGTCTCCGAAGGACCTGGCAGCGATTGATCTGATGCCGGAACTGATCGAAGCAGGAGTAACTTCTTTCAAAATTGAAGGACGTCTCAAAACGCCTGAATACGTAGCAAACGTAGTAAGCAAATATCGTAAAGCGATTGACCGTTATTTTGATGGAGATAACACACCGCCAAGCAAGGAAGAAGTTCGCGAATTGCAGCAGAGCTTCTCCCGTGGATTTACGCATGGTTTCCTGAGCGGTACAAACAACAAAGAACTGGTGGATGGAACATTCCCGAAAAGCCGTGGTGTCTATCTTGGTCGTGTAGATCAAGTATTGCGCGATGGTGTGGTTCTTAAGCTGGATGCACCCGTGAAACGTGGAGACGGGATTGTATTCGACGCTGGAGACCCGACTCAGAAGGAAGAGGGCGGACGTGTATACGATGTGCGTCGCAAAGGCGTAAAACTCGAAGGCGAAGCCGAAGAGGGCTGGATCGTTGACGTTGTGCCAGGCCGCAGTGACGTGGATCTGCGTCGCGTGAAAGTTGGCGACAAAGTGTGGAAAACGAATGACCCGGCGCTAGATAAACGTCTGCGTCAAAGCTTCGAGACTGAGAAGCCGTACCGCGTATTCCCAGTGAAAGTAAAAGTTATCGGCAGCCCAGGGCAGCCGCTTAGCACGTGGTGGACAGACGTACAGAAGGGCACGACCGTCCGTATTGATTCCGAGATGGAACTGGACATTGCACAGAAGCGTCCAATGACGCATGAATTGCTCGAGGAGCAGTTCGGACGTCTGGGAGGCACGGTGTTCCAGTTGGAAGGAATGGACGTCAACTTGCACGGTGACGTTATCATCCCAATGCGCGAGTTGAATAACATTCGCCGTCAGGCGGTAGAACAACTCGCGGGCGAGCGTCCTAAACCGCCCGTCTACGTGAAACGAGCGGTAGATGTGTACGGCGATTCGGTTAAACCGGCATCGCCAGTCGCTCGCGGTCAAGCGGAGTTAACCGCGCTCTGTCGTAGCCTGCCACAAGTGGAGGCAGCGATTGAAGCAGGAATCGGCATGATCTATGCCGACTTCGAGTTTATCAAGCAGTTCCCGGCAGCCGTGGAAGCTGTGCATGCCGCTGGTCGCAAGATCGCGCTGGCAACACCGCGTATTCACATGCCTGGGGAGAACGGATATCATAACAACATCCTGCGTCTGAAGCCGGATGCGGTATTGGTACGTAATACAGGCGCACTGTACTTCTACCTGCGCCACCGGATGGAAAACCCGGATGCGAAGCACCCGGAACTTATCGGTGACTTCTCATTGAACATCGCCAATCACAAAGCAGTAGAATTGTTCCTAGAAGCAGGATGTGACTGGATTACCCCATCCTATGACCTGAACATTCAACAAATGGTTGATTTGCTGGGCCACTCCCGTACAAGTCAGACCGAAGTGGTTATCCATCAGCATCTGCCGATGTTCCACACCGAACACTGTGTATATTGTACGTTCATGAGTGAAGGAACGGACTTTACGAACTGTGGACGTCCTTGTGAGGAACAGCGTGCATCCCTGCAAGACCGGATCGGCATGTCTCACCCGGTACGTGTGGATGAAGGTTGCCGCAATACGGTATACAATGCCGTGGAACAGTCAGGTGCCGAGTATCTGACTAACTTTATGGATCTGGGTGTATCCCGTTACCGTGTGGAATTCCTGGAAGAGACACCGGAGCAGGTGCGCGAAGTAATTGATCTGTACAACCGTGCATTGCGCGGTGAGATCAGTGGTACACAAGTGTGGAAAACACTAAAAGCAACGAACCAACTGGGCGTTACACGTGGTCAATTGGTGAAATAA
- a CDS encoding stalk domain-containing protein, with protein MKKSWIRVLSTGVLTGMLTIGAALPVWASDLTTSELRVKAGSTSAYINGDKQAIAKPYKVKGVTMVPVGVFKKAFGSEIRLEKNDVVKIKEGPHTVTLTIGSTIAWVDGVKHEMGAAPKMVNHVLMVPLRAVAAGIGATLAPNSSGEMVIRLLQTDDSVDDEDGTHLDEGKTRIGNSFYGWSINYPADLMVFQTGEQERMMTFGAADNSYYLEVYVSDQDVALDSDDLLQQLVQEAKQSGDTVLDREAVSKGKTPYARIIVKDVDGMLWEMRQYLSEGRQYDVYLADYEALNYKDLGKRAALLNSFQPTYAESDRTIKDLSTVDNGMRSAWNDDYGIELKIPAGWSIDNNQMIYEAKDGAYLQWRVTSAKAGTTVKDWSGQLDKWMRETFTPESYEPIGSYTMDISGETAEVNEFRYNFGGGWQTEFDVLLQKNGYRYYAEYTFPEEQVADRAWFERIMKSVEIDFDTVADNFGQLDEDPYLTDKTKTLTRTSKRYHYSVDIPRYWTPYSDRFEYSPVVYTFTGGEFSIAASEDKSIEMTVSQLREAYAEATKTRKNFKLLGSEELTFAGVPAFSFTYHELDKGVPYAGRQIVFEKDGTTYTITSGLNDANKTEVQAAALEKAVNSFTFIK; from the coding sequence ATGAAAAAGTCATGGATACGTGTGCTGAGCACAGGTGTATTAACCGGGATGCTGACCATTGGTGCGGCACTGCCTGTATGGGCATCTGATCTGACGACGAGTGAACTACGGGTCAAAGCAGGTAGCACGAGCGCCTACATTAACGGCGATAAGCAGGCCATAGCCAAACCATACAAGGTCAAGGGTGTAACGATGGTGCCTGTGGGTGTATTCAAGAAAGCATTTGGCAGTGAAATCCGATTGGAGAAAAATGATGTCGTCAAAATCAAGGAAGGTCCGCACACGGTCACTCTAACGATTGGCAGTACGATTGCTTGGGTGGATGGTGTGAAACATGAGATGGGTGCCGCTCCCAAGATGGTGAATCACGTACTCATGGTCCCACTTCGTGCGGTTGCTGCGGGTATCGGAGCGACGCTTGCTCCAAACAGTTCGGGAGAAATGGTGATTCGTCTGTTGCAAACCGATGATTCGGTGGACGATGAGGACGGCACCCATCTGGACGAAGGCAAAACCAGAATCGGTAACAGCTTTTACGGGTGGTCCATTAATTATCCGGCAGATCTCATGGTCTTCCAGACTGGTGAGCAGGAGCGCATGATGACTTTCGGCGCTGCGGACAACAGTTATTATCTTGAAGTGTATGTCAGTGACCAGGATGTGGCGCTGGATTCGGATGATTTGTTGCAGCAACTCGTTCAGGAGGCCAAGCAATCGGGAGATACGGTGCTAGATCGTGAAGCGGTGTCGAAAGGCAAGACGCCTTATGCACGGATTATTGTGAAAGATGTAGACGGCATGTTGTGGGAGATGCGCCAGTATCTGAGTGAAGGCCGTCAATATGATGTGTACCTCGCGGATTACGAAGCCCTGAATTATAAAGATCTGGGCAAACGTGCGGCGCTGCTCAATTCATTCCAGCCAACCTATGCAGAGTCGGATCGAACGATCAAGGATCTGTCCACCGTAGATAATGGCATGCGCTCCGCGTGGAACGATGACTATGGTATTGAATTGAAGATTCCTGCCGGCTGGTCGATCGACAACAATCAGATGATCTACGAGGCCAAGGATGGAGCGTATCTGCAATGGCGTGTTACTTCGGCGAAGGCAGGTACAACAGTAAAAGATTGGAGCGGCCAACTGGATAAGTGGATGCGCGAGACATTTACACCAGAGAGTTACGAGCCGATTGGCTCATATACGATGGATATCTCGGGAGAGACTGCCGAGGTGAATGAATTCCGTTATAACTTTGGCGGGGGTTGGCAGACCGAGTTCGATGTTCTTTTGCAGAAGAATGGGTATCGATATTATGCAGAGTATACGTTCCCTGAGGAGCAGGTTGCGGATAGGGCATGGTTTGAACGGATTATGAAGAGCGTGGAGATTGATTTTGACACGGTTGCCGATAATTTCGGTCAGCTGGATGAAGATCCTTATTTGACAGATAAAACGAAGACACTTACACGTACGTCCAAACGTTATCATTACAGTGTGGATATTCCGCGGTACTGGACGCCATACAGTGATCGATTCGAATATTCACCTGTGGTGTACACCTTCACGGGCGGAGAATTCTCCATTGCGGCGAGCGAAGATAAGTCGATCGAAATGACGGTAAGTCAACTGAGAGAAGCTTATGCCGAAGCCACCAAAACCCGTAAGAACTTCAAGTTGCTTGGCAGTGAGGAGCTGACGTTTGCGGGTGTGCCTGCATTTTCCTTTACGTATCATGAGTTGGACAAGGGAGTGCCATATGCGGGTCGCCAGATCGTGTTTGAAAAGGACGGAACAACCTATACGATCACAAGTGGTCTGAATGATGCCAATAAGACAGAAGTCCAGGCAGCCGCTTTGGAAAAAGCAGTGAACTCATTTACTTTTATTAAATAA
- a CDS encoding trypsin-like peptidase domain-containing protein: MSVLGKKGIAILMAAVLSISVAATAGAAESKKAMQAKVVDGQVYVNTKDLVKAFGGSGQYDAKSGTYTYKGNEAIPKVIEKVSPSVVGIIGKSTEVQDGATSDDRYNLAHGTGVIIRSNGWIVTNAHVVDGLVNPVVVTTDGNTYKITKTYSDALSDLALIKINAKSLKPASFAKASQTSVGETVIALGTPISFSLRNSATVGVISGLNRGVEATYRLIQTDTAINPGNSGGPLVNLKGEVVGINSMKFSAVGVESLGFSIPVDTVQYIIDQFFKYGKIKRASLGLQLEESWSAIVGLPTDDPLTITGVLSSEAKKAKIKEGDVIYSVAGTRVSSVVDINELLKKYLPGQKVKLLMQTDGDIVTRTLVLADRADIQDEEDEAFLADEE; encoded by the coding sequence ATGAGCGTGTTGGGTAAAAAGGGGATAGCCATACTGATGGCTGCTGTACTCTCAATTAGTGTGGCGGCAACGGCTGGTGCGGCTGAATCCAAAAAGGCAATGCAAGCCAAAGTGGTAGACGGTCAAGTCTATGTAAACACGAAGGATCTAGTCAAGGCATTTGGTGGAAGCGGACAATATGATGCCAAATCCGGAACATACACGTACAAGGGAAATGAAGCCATTCCTAAAGTGATTGAAAAAGTTTCTCCTTCGGTCGTAGGCATTATTGGGAAATCTACTGAAGTGCAGGACGGTGCAACATCAGACGACCGTTATAATCTTGCACATGGTACAGGGGTCATTATTCGTTCCAACGGATGGATCGTGACGAATGCTCACGTGGTTGATGGATTAGTGAATCCGGTGGTCGTAACGACGGATGGCAATACATACAAAATTACGAAAACATACAGTGATGCACTAAGTGATCTGGCGCTAATCAAAATCAATGCCAAATCACTTAAACCGGCGAGCTTCGCCAAAGCTTCACAAACCTCTGTTGGAGAAACGGTGATTGCCCTAGGTACGCCAATTTCCTTTTCTTTGCGCAACTCGGCAACGGTAGGGGTAATTAGCGGCTTGAATCGTGGTGTTGAGGCGACCTATCGGTTGATTCAGACTGACACGGCCATCAACCCAGGAAATAGCGGAGGACCGCTGGTCAACCTGAAGGGTGAAGTGGTCGGTATCAATTCCATGAAATTCTCTGCGGTCGGCGTAGAAAGCTTGGGATTTTCGATTCCAGTGGATACCGTTCAATATATCATCGATCAGTTTTTTAAATATGGCAAAATAAAACGTGCGAGTCTGGGGCTACAGCTGGAAGAAAGCTGGTCTGCGATTGTGGGCTTGCCTACAGATGATCCATTAACGATTACGGGCGTACTGTCTTCTGAAGCGAAGAAGGCCAAAATCAAAGAGGGCGATGTCATCTATAGTGTGGCAGGTACACGTGTGTCCTCTGTCGTGGATATCAATGAGTTGCTCAAAAAATATCTGCCAGGGCAAAAGGTAAAGCTCTTGATGCAAACGGATGGCGATATCGTCACCCGTACGTTAGTGCTTGCTGATCGTGCGGACATCCAGGACGAGGAAGATGAAGCGTTCCTTGCAGATGAAGAATAA